The sequence ATGACGCGGACGATTTATGTTGGGTCGGTGAGCGATGAGGAGCGGGAGATTTACGAAACTGTTCTAGCGGCCAACAAGGCCTTGATTGCGACTGCCAAAGCGGGAATGGAATATAAGGAGTTTGACGGGGTACCACGTCGCGTCATCGAGCAGGCTGGCTTTGGCCCTTACTTTACCCACGGTATTGGGCATGGCATGGGCTTGGATGTTCACGAATATCCTTACTTTAGCCGAACAGCAACGGATACGATTCAGGCGGGCATGGTCCTGACCGATGAGCCGGGTATTTATCTTGAAGGCAAATACGGTGTGCGTATCGAAGATGACTTGTTGATTACGGAAACGGGCTGTAAGGTTTTGACATTGGCACCAAAAGAGTTGATTGTCATTTGAGAAATCTGTTAGTTTGTGGTAAAATAAAACGAATAAATAAAATTTTAAGAGGTAGTCATTACAATGATTGAAGCTAGTAAACTTAGAGCAGGTATGACCTTCGAAGCCGAAGGAAAATTGATTAAGGTTTTGGATGCAAGCCACCACAAACCAGGTAAGGGTAACACGATTATGCGTATGAAATTGCGTGATGTGCGTACAGGTTCAACTTTTGATACAACTTACCGTCCAGATGAGAAATTTGAACAAGCTATCATCGAAACTGTTCCAGCCCAATACCTTTACCAAATGGATGACACTGCTTATTTCATGAATACTGAGACTTACGACCAGTATGAAATTCCAGTTGCAACTATCAAAGAAGAATTGCTCTACATCTTGGAAAACTCAGATGTGAAAATCCAGTTCTATGGAACAGAGGTGATTGGTGTTACTGTACCAACAACTGTTGAATTGGTCGTTGCAGAAACACAACCATCTATCAAAGGTGCGACTGTAACAGGTTCAGGTAAGCCGGCTACAATGGAGACTGGTTTGGTTGTTAACGTACCAGACTTTATCGAAGCAGGTCAAAAATTGGTGATTAACACAGCAGAAGGAACTTACGTTTCTCGTGCTTAATAGCGACTAGAAAGGAGAGCCCATGACAAAAGAACATCAAGGCGAAATCATTATTGCACCGCGCGTGCTAGAAGTTATTACAGGAATCGCTGCGGCTAAGGTGGAAGGGGTTCACTCTCTGCATAACAAACGCGTGGCAGATAGCCTCTCAAAATCAGCCTTAAACAGAGGTGTTTATCTGCAATCAGATGATGAGGGTATCTTGACAGCAGATATTTACGTTTATCTTGAATATGGAGTAAATGTTCCAGCTGTTTCAATGGATATTCAACGTGCAGTCAAAACAGCTATCCGTAACTATGCAGAAGTAACAGTGGCAGCGGTTAATATTCACGTTGATGGGATTGTTCCCGACAAGACTCCCAAGCCAGCCTTGAAAGACTTGTTTGGAGAGGATTTTTTGGATGAAGAATAATTCAAGACATTACTTACGCCAGTGTGCCTTGCAGGCCATTGTTTCGGTGGAATTTGGGCAGGACCCTGTTCAGGCGGCTCAATTTTCTTACGTTTATGACGAGGAAGAAGAGACAGAAGGGGTCGAAATTCCTCTCTTCTTGCTCAATTTGGTAACAGGTGTTGCCAGCCATCAGGAGGAGTTGGACAAGGAATTATCCACTCGCTTGAAAGCAGGTTGGACCTTGGATCGTTTGACCTTGATTGATAAAAGCATCTTACGTTTGGGCTTGTTTGAAATCTTGTATTTCGAAGAAACACCAGCCAAGGTTGCAGTCAATGAAGCAGTTGAATTTGCTAAGCAATTTTCGGATCAAGCATCTGCAAAATTTGTCAACGGTGTCCTCAGTCCCTTTATCAAAGAAGAAGCCTAACTTCAGATGGGTAACGAAAAAGAATAAGACTTGGTTTATGTGCCAAGTCTTTTTGTCTGCCAAAAATGAAAAACCAAGGCTAGTAGGATTACTAACCTTGGTGGTTTAGAATAAGAACTTACAGGCTCTTGCCTGCCAAGAAACTAATCGGAAGTGAATAATCCGATTGTTTGAGTTCTTTCCCATCGATTTTTTGAATCAGGAGATCGACTAATAAACCAGCGATTTCCTTGAGCGGTTGTCGGATAGTCGTTAATTGGGGGTAATGGGTTTCAACGAAAAATGTTCCATCGTAGCCAATCAATTTTAAATCTTGTGGAATGGAGAGTCCCAGCTGTTGGGCGATGTTCCAGACCAGCATAGCTGTGAGGTCCCCAGAGACGAAGACCCCGTCTGGTCGGTCGGATTGGAGGATGGATTTGATTTCCATTTCCTTTCGAATCGGAGAAAAATCACTTGAAATATGATGAACTGTCGCAGCTGGAAAGACGGAGGAGAATCCGACCTGTCGCAAACCCGTTGGGGAATTGGAATCGTCGTTTCCTGTGATCATAATTGGTCGCTTGCAGCCAGCTTTTTGTAGCATTTGGGCAGCTAAGACGCCCCCTCCTCTGTTGTCGGATGAAACGACTGGGATAGAAGGAGACAGGTTGCGGTCAAAGGAAATAATCGGAGCAGAAACCCGATCATAGTCCTTGATGCCAAGATTGTGACTGCCAGAGATAATGCCATCGACCTGATTGGCAGCCAGCATCTCCAAGTACTCTCTTTCCTTTTCGGACTCGTGCTGGCTGTTGCAGATAATGGTTTTATAGCCGCGGTTGAAGAGTTCGCTTTCTAGGTGGCTGATTAATTCTGCGTAGAAGACATTGCTGATATTTGGAAAAATCAAGCCGACTAATTTTGCTGACTTGCCTTGTAAACTCCGAGCTAGGTTGTTGGGTTTGTACCCCAATTCTTTCATAGCTTCTTGGACTTTTTTGACAGTTTTTTCAGAAAGGTAGCCCTTTTTGTTGATAACACGAGAAACCGTTGTCGGGCTGACTCCTGCTAGCTGGGCAACATCAGTTAGTTTTGCGACCATAGTCTAAGTGGTAATAGGTTCCAGTAGGATTTCCGGCTGTGATGGCAATGCCAGTCTGATCAGCATCTGGGAAGACCCGTCCAGAGAACACTTTTTCTCCTTTGTTGATGAAAATTTCAAAGACAGACTTGTCGATGAAGATAGATGCACTTGTTTCAGCCTTGTCGATAGAGCAGGAACGGCTAGTTCCAAAATCCAGAGCGAAGGCTTGTCCGCAGTCCTTGCGGTCCACGGTTATTATACCATTTTCAGTATCTAGGGTCAAAGTCAGCCCTTTGTTTTCCTTGTTAGCAAAGAGGACTAGCTCTGTCTTGCTGTTGGCAGGGATGGTTAAGTCTAGTTCGTAAACATTATTGGTTGTTTCTTGGTTTGAAAATGGCTGAGCTTCTGTGCGAAGGCTAGTGATGGCTTCGACAGGGTACTGGTAGAGTTTGCCGTCCTTAATTGTCAGCTCTTTGACCAAGGACAAGCAACCTTGGTAATCAAAAGCGTCGGTTGGGTATTCTACATCAGGAAGGGCCAACCAGCTGACTGATAAGGTACGACCATCTGGAGCGTTGAAAGCTTGGGTCGCATAGCACTCAAAGCCATAGTCCAGATTGATCAACTCACCCGGCTCAACAATAGTCGCATTTTCAGGATCAAAGCTCTGGCCAATCTTGTACATATTTGGATAGATGTTGCCGTAGTCCAAGACTTCTTTATCCAACCCTTGTGGGCAGTAGAGAAGGATAGGTTGGTCGCCGACGAAAGCAATATTTGGGCATTCCATCATGTAGGCTGTCATATCATTGGCAAAATCCAAGTCACCGATCAAGGTCCAGTTTAGGTAGTCATTGTTTTCAGCCTTATAGAGTTTGACAATCCCTTTTTTATCCAGATTCTGTCCACCAACAATGGCATAATACTGCCCCTTGTAGTTAAAGATTTGTGGATCGCGGAAGTGATCGGTTGTGTCCTCAGGCTGGTCAATTAAGATTTTGTCAATCTTCTCAATCTTGCCGTCCTTGTCCATTAGGGCGCCGATTTGGTAAGGGTGGCGGACCCAGTTTTCATCACGAACATTTCCAGTATAGAAGAGGAAGAGCTTGTCGCCAAACTCCATGGCAGAGCCAGAGTAGGCACCGTGGCTATCGAGTGGCGTATCGGGATACAAGACTGTACCTGTCTCTTCAAAGTGCACCAAGTCAGTTGATTCAGTATGAACCCAAGATTTCAAGCCGTGGGCAGCACCAAATGGGAAGTACTGATAGAACAAGGTCCATTTTCCATTAAAATAGGAAAAACCATTTGGGTCGTTTAAAAGACCGTGCGGTGTTTCGATGTGGAAGTTGGTTCTCCAAGGGGAGCTTTCTGTGTTTTTCTTGATTTTTTCGATGTATTCTGGCGACCAGTCAGCATAAGCTCGGTAGCGCTCTTCGGTTGTAAAAGCCATGTGTTTACTCCAAATCTTCTAATAGTTCATTTAATATAGTAAACGTTTTCTTTCAAAAAATCAAGTTTTTACTGGTTTTTTAAGAGAAATAATAAAAAAATGTGATAAACGTTTGACATATTCATCAAAAGTGTTATAATAGGACCATAGAAAGTTTGAAAACACTTTCAAAAAAACAAAAAA is a genomic window of Streptococcus sp. 29896 containing:
- a CDS encoding Asp23/Gls24 family envelope stress response protein → MTKEHQGEIIIAPRVLEVITGIAAAKVEGVHSLHNKRVADSLSKSALNRGVYLQSDDEGILTADIYVYLEYGVNVPAVSMDIQRAVKTAIRNYAEVTVAAVNIHVDGIVPDKTPKPALKDLFGEDFLDEE
- a CDS encoding sucrose-6-phosphate hydrolase, with the translated sequence MAFTTEERYRAYADWSPEYIEKIKKNTESSPWRTNFHIETPHGLLNDPNGFSYFNGKWTLFYQYFPFGAAHGLKSWVHTESTDLVHFEETGTVLYPDTPLDSHGAYSGSAMEFGDKLFLFYTGNVRDENWVRHPYQIGALMDKDGKIEKIDKILIDQPEDTTDHFRDPQIFNYKGQYYAIVGGQNLDKKGIVKLYKAENNDYLNWTLIGDLDFANDMTAYMMECPNIAFVGDQPILLYCPQGLDKEVLDYGNIYPNMYKIGQSFDPENATIVEPGELINLDYGFECYATQAFNAPDGRTLSVSWLALPDVEYPTDAFDYQGCLSLVKELTIKDGKLYQYPVEAITSLRTEAQPFSNQETTNNVYELDLTIPANSKTELVLFANKENKGLTLTLDTENGIITVDRKDCGQAFALDFGTSRSCSIDKAETSASIFIDKSVFEIFINKGEKVFSGRVFPDADQTGIAITAGNPTGTYYHLDYGRKTN
- a CDS encoding LacI family DNA-binding transcriptional regulator, translated to MVAKLTDVAQLAGVSPTTVSRVINKKGYLSEKTVKKVQEAMKELGYKPNNLARSLQGKSAKLVGLIFPNISNVFYAELISHLESELFNRGYKTIICNSQHESEKEREYLEMLAANQVDGIISGSHNLGIKDYDRVSAPIISFDRNLSPSIPVVSSDNRGGGVLAAQMLQKAGCKRPIMITGNDDSNSPTGLRQVGFSSVFPAATVHHISSDFSPIRKEMEIKSILQSDRPDGVFVSGDLTAMLVWNIAQQLGLSIPQDLKLIGYDGTFFVETHYPQLTTIRQPLKEIAGLLVDLLIQKIDGKELKQSDYSLPISFLAGKSL
- the nusB gene encoding transcription antitermination factor NusB, encoding MKNNSRHYLRQCALQAIVSVEFGQDPVQAAQFSYVYDEEEETEGVEIPLFLLNLVTGVASHQEELDKELSTRLKAGWTLDRLTLIDKSILRLGLFEILYFEETPAKVAVNEAVEFAKQFSDQASAKFVNGVLSPFIKEEA
- the efp gene encoding elongation factor P, producing MIEASKLRAGMTFEAEGKLIKVLDASHHKPGKGNTIMRMKLRDVRTGSTFDTTYRPDEKFEQAIIETVPAQYLYQMDDTAYFMNTETYDQYEIPVATIKEELLYILENSDVKIQFYGTEVIGVTVPTTVELVVAETQPSIKGATVTGSGKPATMETGLVVNVPDFIEAGQKLVINTAEGTYVSRA